From Lycium ferocissimum isolate CSIRO_LF1 chromosome 12, AGI_CSIRO_Lferr_CH_V1, whole genome shotgun sequence, one genomic window encodes:
- the LOC132039569 gene encoding cysteine-rich receptor-like protein kinase 10 codes for MNDLKGILTAESLQYDFGTIEAATNCFSAQNKIGKGGFGDVYKGKFLTGQEVAVKRLSRRSSQGVKEFTNEVVLVAKLQHRNLVRLLGFCLEGEEKILIYELVPNKSLDYFLFDTKKQSSFDWSIRDKIIRGIVRGLVYLHEDSRLRIIHRDLKASNILLDKDMNPKISDFGMARIFGVDQTEGSTNTIVGTYGYMSPEYALHGQFSVKSDVFSFGVLLLEIISGKRTRSFYHEGGLEDLLTHAWKLWKDGKAMELVDPTLDDSNSTSEVMRRIHIGLLCVQNDLDERPTTALVAHILSSDSATLPEPNRPASFNDYTRIRKFDQLSKKSIPLSSVCREPITEVYPR; via the exons ATGAATG ACCTCAAAGGCATTTTGACAGCTGAATCCTTGCAATATGACTTTGGTACAATAGAAGCTGCCACAAACTGTTTCTCTGCGCAAAACAAAATTGGTAAAGGTGGATTTGGTGATGTCTATAAG GGGAAATTTCTTACTGGACAAGAGGTAGCCGTAAAAAGGCTATCAAGAAGGTCAAGCCAAGGTGTAAAAGAATTTACTAATGAGGTTGTACTTGTAGCAAAGCTTCAACACAGAAATTTAGTGAGACTGCTCGGTTTTTGTTtggaaggagaagaaaagatacTCATTTATGAGTTAGTGCCTAACAAAAGCCTCGACtattttttatttg ACACGAAGAAGCAATCATCATTTGATTGGTCAATACGTGACAAGATTATTAGAGGAATAGTACGAGGATTAGTTTATCTTCATGAAGATTCTCGTCTCCGAATCATACACCGTGATCTCAAAGCTAGCAACATATTGTTAGACAAGGACATGAACCCAAAAATTTCAGATTTCGGCATGGCTAGAATCTTTGGAGTTGATCAAACTGAAGGAAGCACCAACACAATTGTTGGAACATA cGGTTACATGTCACCAGAATATGCACTGCATGGTCAATTCTCCGTGAAGTCAGATGTATTCAGTTTTGGTGTGCTTCTTCTGGAGATAATAAGTGGAAAGAGAACTAGATCTTTTTATCATGAAGGTGGACTTGAAGACCTTCTTACTCAT gCTTGGAAGCTGTGGAAAGATGGTAAAGCTATGGAACTTGTTGATCCAACTCTTGATGACTCAAATTCAACATCTGAAGTCATGAGACGTATTCACATTGGGTTGTTGTGTGTTCAAAATGATCTGGACGAAAGACCTACAACCGCCTTGGTAGCTCATATTCTCAGTTCTGATTCTGCTACTCTACCCGAGCCAAATCGACCTGCATCTTTTAACGATTATACTAGAATAAGAAAGTTCGATCAACTCTCCAAGAAATCCATTCCTTTGTCATCCGTTTGCCGAGAACCAATTACTGAAGTCTATCCAAGGTAG
- the LOC132039570 gene encoding cysteine-rich receptor-like protein kinase 25 translates to MPSTFNNIPPCMSSMLVPFVLFLFISQICCSVRSTPLGNDCPKTTTYSRNSLYHSNLKSLLATLSSNANGGKSYYNSTSGGEDGSEKIYGMFLCRGDVSEDECQDCMTGATVEIIHYCPKLKMAMVYYEHCFLRYSNQSTYPEPDPSIFTNPHKSSSYVLRNGRTINIETHRFSQQLRDMMDEIATAIDHWGKRFLTKETNFTNEKTIYTLAQCIPDLSASDCLKCLKTVITKFPVCCYGRRGARIYYPSCNIRYEEYLFYKIKTVPVSPPAPSKNKGRVC, encoded by the coding sequence ATGCCTAGTACTTTCAATAATATCCCTCCATGCATGTCGAGTATGCTAGTACCCTTCGTTCTTTTCTTGTTCATCAGCCAAATATGTTGTAGTGTAAGAAGCACACCTCTTGGAAATGACTGCCCAAAAACAACTACCTACAGTCGAAATAGCTTGTATCATTCTAACCTCAAGTCGCTACTAGCAACACTTTCATCTAATGCCAATGGTGGAAAAAGTTATTACAACTCCACTTCTGGCGGTGAAGATGGTTCTGAAAAAATTTATGGCATGTTTTTGTGTAGAGGTGACGTCTCCGAGGATGAATGCCAAGATTGTATGACTGGTGCTACTGTAGAAATAATTCATTATTGCCCCAAATTAAAAATGGCTATGGTTTATTATGAGCATTGCTTCTTACGATATTCAAATCAATCAACATATCCCGAGCCAGATCCATCCATATTTACCAATCCACATAAATCCAGCAGTTACGTGCTACGTAATGGTCGCACAATTAACATTGAAACACATAGGTTCAGCCAGCAGCTAAGAGACATGATGGATGAAATTGCGACTGCTATTGATCACTGGGGCAAAAGATTTTTAACTAAAGAAACCAATTTCACTAATGAGAAAACGATATATACCCTTGCTCAGTGCATTCCTGATCTTTCAGCTTCTGACTGCCTAAAGTGCCTTAAAACTGTGATAACCAAGTTCCCAGTCTGCTGCTATGGGCGACGGGGTGCTAGAATTTACTACCCTAGCTGTAATATCAGGTATGAGGAGTATCTTTTCTACAAAATCAAAACAGTACCTGTGTCTCCTCCTGCTCCATCCAAAAATAAAGGTAGAGTTTGCTAA